In Dyadobacter sp. NIV53, a single window of DNA contains:
- a CDS encoding ABC transporter permease, translating into MIRNYFKIAWRNLARSRSYSVINIGGLAVGMTVAMLIGLWIYDELSFNKYHENYQGIARVVQQQTLDGEINTGNNLPAPLFKELQTNFDADFDRVVITSWLQKHTLAYGALSFTQPGNFMSVGAAEMLSLKIISGSASGLKDPATILLSESVAKAFFKNSDPVDKMMKINKDLDVKVVGVYEDVPYNSEFHELGFIAPFDLFVSSTRWVKDAVENNEWENSSFQIMVQLSENSDLKSVSDKIRDIKLRKTDERELKFKPQILLHPMSRWHLYSEWVNGSNAGGRIQFVWLFGIIGIFVLLLACINFMNLSTARSQKRAKEVGIRKAIGSLRLQLIIQFFSESFLVVFAAFFISLILARLVLPTFNEIAEKKMSIPWGDPVFLLSGIVFTLLTGLIAGSYPAFYLSSFEPVKILKGNWAPLGLRATLPRKVLVVLQFTVSITLIIGTLVVYKQILHAKNRPIGYNRQGLVTMLVNTLDFHMHFNAVLDDLVKTGSVTSIAESAAPPTEVFSANVGFEWKGKDPGLHSEFATIGISPDFGKTVGWEFIAGRDFTRTFSSDSAGFVINEAALKFMGLGKQNLNDAIGETITWDGRRFKVIGVIKNMIMESPYDAVRKSIFFIHPKGGRFITARLNPDVTAGSAIKNIETIFKKYAPDSPFTYQFVDQEYALKFASEERISRLALLFTGLAIFISCLGLFGMASFMAEQRTKEIGIRKVLGASVANLWQVLSGDFLILVAVSSLLAAPTAWYVMDRWLEKYNYHTQISWWIFAIASFGTLAITLFTVSYQAIHAALLDPVKSLRGE; encoded by the coding sequence ATGATCAGAAATTACTTTAAAATTGCCTGGCGCAATCTTGCCAGAAGCAGGAGTTATTCCGTAATCAATATTGGCGGGCTTGCCGTCGGAATGACAGTCGCTATGTTGATTGGCCTGTGGATTTATGATGAATTGTCGTTTAATAAATACCATGAAAATTACCAGGGAATTGCGCGTGTAGTGCAGCAGCAAACCCTGGACGGAGAGATAAATACGGGTAATAATCTTCCGGCGCCGTTGTTCAAGGAGTTGCAAACTAACTTTGATGCAGATTTTGACCGTGTGGTGATTACATCCTGGCTACAAAAGCATACGCTGGCGTATGGCGCATTGAGTTTTACACAGCCAGGTAATTTCATGTCAGTTGGTGCAGCAGAAATGCTTTCTTTGAAAATAATCAGCGGGAGTGCTTCCGGGCTAAAAGATCCGGCAACGATCCTGCTTTCCGAATCAGTAGCAAAAGCTTTTTTCAAGAATTCCGACCCGGTTGATAAGATGATGAAAATCAATAAGGATCTGGATGTCAAAGTGGTTGGGGTTTACGAAGATGTTCCATATAACTCAGAATTTCATGAATTGGGGTTCATTGCACCTTTCGATCTGTTTGTTTCATCTACCCGATGGGTGAAAGATGCCGTAGAAAATAACGAATGGGAGAACAGTTCTTTTCAAATCATGGTGCAACTCTCAGAAAATAGTGATTTAAAATCAGTCTCAGACAAAATAAGAGATATCAAACTCAGAAAAACGGATGAAAGGGAGTTGAAATTCAAACCACAAATATTGCTGCATCCAATGAGCCGCTGGCACCTGTATTCCGAATGGGTTAACGGAAGCAATGCCGGAGGACGTATTCAATTTGTATGGCTGTTTGGCATTATAGGAATATTTGTACTGCTGTTGGCGTGCATCAATTTTATGAACCTGAGTACGGCCCGATCGCAAAAACGCGCCAAAGAGGTTGGGATCCGAAAAGCGATCGGCTCTTTGCGGCTGCAATTGATCATCCAATTTTTCAGTGAATCTTTCCTGGTTGTATTTGCTGCCTTCTTTATATCGCTGATACTCGCACGGCTGGTTTTGCCCACCTTCAATGAAATTGCCGAAAAGAAAATGTCTATTCCCTGGGGTGACCCTGTTTTTTTGCTAAGCGGCATCGTTTTCACACTTCTGACAGGGCTCATTGCAGGGAGTTACCCGGCATTCTATTTATCTTCGTTTGAACCTGTAAAGATACTCAAAGGCAACTGGGCTCCATTGGGGTTGCGTGCAACACTGCCGCGGAAAGTTCTGGTCGTTCTGCAATTCACGGTTTCTATCACGCTGATTATCGGAACATTGGTAGTATACAAACAAATTCTTCACGCAAAGAACCGCCCTATTGGCTACAACAGGCAAGGGCTCGTCACCATGCTGGTCAATACACTGGATTTTCATATGCATTTTAATGCTGTATTGGATGATCTGGTGAAAACAGGAAGTGTGACTTCGATAGCAGAGTCGGCAGCACCGCCAACCGAAGTTTTTTCAGCAAATGTAGGTTTTGAATGGAAAGGCAAAGATCCGGGCCTGCATTCAGAATTTGCAACTATCGGGATTTCGCCCGATTTTGGAAAAACAGTAGGATGGGAGTTTATTGCAGGGCGTGATTTTACCAGAACTTTTTCTTCTGACTCTGCCGGATTTGTGATAAACGAAGCAGCGTTGAAGTTTATGGGACTTGGTAAGCAGAACCTGAATGATGCGATTGGCGAAACAATCACCTGGGACGGCAGGCGTTTTAAAGTCATTGGTGTGATCAAAAATATGATCATGGAATCACCTTATGATGCGGTCAGGAAATCTATCTTTTTCATTCATCCCAAAGGGGGGCGTTTTATAACGGCGAGGCTCAATCCAGATGTTACTGCCGGTTCAGCAATAAAAAACATTGAAACCATCTTCAAAAAATATGCTCCCGATTCACCCTTCACTTACCAGTTTGTAGATCAGGAATATGCATTAAAGTTTGCTTCTGAGGAAAGGATCAGCAGGCTGGCATTGCTATTTACTGGATTGGCCATTTTTATAAGCTGCCTTGGACTTTTTGGAATGGCATCATTCATGGCAGAGCAGCGGACGAAAGAGATTGGTATCCGTAAAGTGCTTGGCGCATCAGTCGCTAATTTATGGCAGGTGCTTTCAGGCGATTTTTTAATTCTGGTAGCGGTTTCAAGTTTGTTGGCAGCACCCACTGCCTGGTATGTTATGGATCGCTGGCTGGAGAAATACAACTATCATACGCAAATTTCATGGTGGATTTTTGCAATTGCCAGCTTTGGAACACTAGCGATCACCCTCTTTACAGTGAGCTACCAGGCAATTCACGCAGCACTGCTCGATCCAGTAAAAAGCCTGCGTGGCGAATAA
- a CDS encoding IS3 family transposase (programmed frameshift): MSGERRVFDKEFKLMSVELSNSRTDLAALAKELDVPPAMLYRWRREFSAKQNGSFPGNGKVILSETEQELARLRKELRDTQLERDILKKAGRHFLQERWQIFGFIKDHRKIFPIEKMCMVFKVSRSRFYTWLSNKLSDTAIENQTLIDKIIVIHGDSKQTYGSPRVTQELYKLGVKVSRPRVARLMKKAKIRSIVKRKFRVTTDSEHTYPVVANKLNRQFKVEKIATAWVSDITYIKTTQGWLYLTIVLDLADRRVIGWALSSTMKAIDTVIPAWKMALKNRSVTCELIFHSDRGIQYACNEFKSLLDKSPLVIRSMSRKGNCWDNAVAESFFKTLKAECVYQNTFINKHQAAIIVFEYIETWYNRKRLHSALGYMSPKEFEELLNMQKIAA; this comes from the exons ATGTCTGGAGAAAGAAGAGTATTTGACAAGGAGTTCAAACTGATGAGCGTTGAACTAAGCAATAGCCGCACAGACCTTGCTGCACTGGCAAAAGAATTGGATGTTCCACCTGCTATGCTATACCGCTGGCGTAGAGAGTTTTCTGCGAAACAAAACGGTAGTTTTCCTGGCAACGGAAAGGTGATTTTAAGTGAAACGGAACAGGAATTGGCCCGGCTAAGGAAAGAACTCCGCGACACACAACTTGAACGAGATATCTTAAAAAAGGCTG GTAGGCATTTTCTCCAGGAGCGATGGCAAATATTCGGGTTCATAAAGGATCACCGGAAAATATTTCCCATTGAGAAAATGTGCATGGTTTTTAAGGTAAGCAGAAGCAGGTTTTATACTTGGCTGAGCAATAAACTATCGGATACAGCTATTGAAAATCAGACCCTTATCGATAAAATAATTGTTATTCATGGGGATAGTAAACAAACGTACGGAAGCCCCAGGGTCACTCAGGAATTGTACAAACTGGGGGTGAAAGTGTCCCGTCCAAGGGTCGCCAGACTGATGAAGAAAGCAAAAATAAGAAGTATTGTCAAGAGAAAATTCCGTGTCACAACAGATTCTGAACATACATATCCGGTTGTAGCAAATAAGCTTAACAGGCAATTTAAAGTAGAAAAAATAGCTACTGCGTGGGTGTCTGACATCACATACATTAAAACGACGCAAGGTTGGCTATATCTCACCATAGTACTGGATTTAGCTGACAGGAGAGTAATTGGATGGGCGCTTAGTTCAACAATGAAAGCTATTGATACTGTGATACCTGCGTGGAAAATGGCTCTGAAAAATAGAAGCGTAACCTGTGAATTAATTTTCCATTCGGATAGGGGAATTCAATACGCCTGCAACGAATTTAAAAGTTTGCTGGACAAAAGCCCACTGGTAATAAGAAGCATGAGCAGAAAAGGAAATTGTTGGGATAATGCGGTTGCTGAAAGTTTTTTTAAGACCTTAAAAGCAGAATGTGTTTACCAAAATACTTTTATTAATAAACACCAGGCAGCAATAATTGTATTTGAATATATTGAAACCTGGTATAATAGAAAGAGGCTTCATTCTGCCCTCGGGTACATGTCACCAAAAGAATTTGAAGAACTTTTAAATATGCAGAAAATTGCGGCTTAA
- a CDS encoding UbiA family prenyltransferase, protein MTFPVQRNEFSKDEENNAHFLFRFYIYQKERFPIFGHGLLVAAFSFSAVSYSRICRGSTGFVDWKIFATGIFTTVTLFFLVRIFDEFKDAEDDAKYRKTLPVPRGLVSFRELMIMGVIVTVAQLLLNLFFFPKMLLIYAVIIGYLLLMGKEFFISDWLKKHQFWYITSHMFIIPLIDIYASGLDWLLANAKAPAGLFFFFAVSYMNGIVLEIGRKIRTPEKEFEGVLTYTSMLGINKAIWLWVFILIITLVLSIAASVFAGYGKTAFIVLGTIFVLCVIPAFLFLEKRTEKLSKIIEYASAFWTLAMYLTLGGGPMISKLLFE, encoded by the coding sequence ATGACCTTCCCTGTTCAGAGAAATGAATTCAGTAAAGACGAAGAAAATAACGCGCATTTCCTTTTCAGGTTTTACATATATCAAAAAGAACGGTTTCCAATATTCGGGCATGGATTGCTCGTTGCCGCATTCAGTTTTTCGGCAGTTTCCTATTCCCGGATATGCCGGGGGAGTACCGGATTTGTGGACTGGAAAATATTTGCAACAGGAATTTTCACTACGGTTACTTTATTCTTCCTCGTCCGGATTTTCGATGAATTCAAAGACGCCGAAGATGATGCAAAATACCGGAAAACACTTCCTGTTCCGCGAGGATTAGTCTCCTTCCGGGAATTGATGATTATGGGTGTAATCGTGACAGTTGCCCAGCTCCTCCTGAACCTGTTCTTCTTTCCAAAAATGCTGCTGATCTATGCCGTCATCATTGGGTATCTGCTATTGATGGGGAAAGAATTTTTCATATCCGATTGGCTCAAAAAACATCAGTTCTGGTACATTACTTCGCATATGTTCATCATTCCGCTCATTGATATCTATGCCAGCGGGCTGGACTGGCTCCTTGCTAATGCAAAAGCGCCTGCGGGATTATTTTTCTTCTTTGCCGTATCCTACATGAATGGAATTGTCCTTGAAATTGGCAGGAAAATAAGAACGCCCGAAAAGGAATTTGAGGGAGTACTCACTTACACATCCATGCTTGGAATCAACAAGGCCATATGGCTTTGGGTATTTATTCTTATCATTACACTTGTTCTAAGCATTGCTGCATCTGTTTTCGCCGGATATGGCAAAACAGCCTTTATTGTTCTTGGAACTATTTTCGTGCTCTGTGTGATCCCAGCTTTTTTATTTTTAGAAAAAAGGACTGAAAAGCTGTCAAAAATAATCGAGTACGCATCTGCATTCTGGACTCTTGCCATGTACCTGACTCTCGGTGGAGGGCCTATGATTTCAAAATTATTGTTTGAATAA
- a CDS encoding PEP/pyruvate-binding domain-containing protein has protein sequence MYFISDSEKVPGFTIGGKAKNLFRLKEIGMNVPKFAVIPWEVLQEMIPADILNRGQEEISAFIEQIDISDELLLQLISVFGPTQYFAVRSSATDEDGDGHSFAGQFESELFVSKKNLAKYIKKVWISAFSQRVANYRKHHNISGQQGIAVIIQEMTDADVAGVAFGANPVNGNKNEKLINAVFGLGEGLVSGKLNADHFVINGTTIFSELAVKIHKMSFDSENENGIIQTKVSSEKSHQATLDEQQILTLGEVLDKLENEFNQPQDIEFAFKNQTLYLLQTRPITTLKPQNDETGEYILWDNSNIIESYPGVTTPLTFSFISKSYETAYKLFSIYLGVSENVIEDNETVFSNTLGFINGRVYYNLKTWYHMLAMLPGYSINARFMEKMMGVKERFDIPETYRLSKGKAWWSIAKMAVRMFFRFLSLPRKKKEFMLLLDKTILQYKTINYSGKNAGELMLLYRNFEKTLLLEWKAPLLNDFFAMIWFGILQKQCEKYIDQNPNIHNDLLCGSSDIISVEPVHRSIRLATHITASSILKDLFTSKNEESILKDLTSNTSAEFVVVKKEIDQYILDFGERCVGELKLETVSYTQDPAKFIRVLKSYVETGITSDQFSGKRENVIRKNAENEIEDKLNRDFYKKFKLKRTLKITRELVSARENLRYERTRAFGIVRQLFFHIGQRFYSGKIIDNERDIFYLTKEEIFSYIEGKAVTQNIKSLIALRKNEFKNYQKQAPPSERFATYGTPYHANDFFNTNRVEAHQGDLKGIGCSPGKVSGRVRVVLDPNEVSSLNGDILVTSSTDPGWVTLFPGALGIIVERGSLLSHSAIVSREMGKPCIVSVTGLLKTLKTGDEIEMDGSTGTIRIITK, from the coding sequence ATGTATTTCATCTCTGATTCAGAAAAAGTGCCGGGTTTTACGATTGGCGGAAAAGCAAAAAATCTTTTCCGGTTGAAAGAAATTGGGATGAACGTTCCCAAATTTGCAGTAATTCCCTGGGAAGTTTTGCAGGAAATGATCCCGGCAGATATTTTGAATCGCGGTCAGGAAGAAATCTCAGCATTTATTGAACAAATTGATATCAGCGATGAATTGCTATTACAACTGATTTCTGTATTTGGCCCAACTCAATATTTTGCAGTCCGTTCTTCGGCAACTGATGAAGACGGTGACGGTCATTCCTTTGCCGGACAATTTGAAAGTGAACTGTTTGTTTCGAAAAAAAATCTGGCAAAATACATCAAAAAGGTTTGGATCTCTGCATTTTCACAAAGAGTTGCCAATTACAGAAAACATCACAATATTTCCGGTCAACAGGGCATTGCCGTAATCATTCAGGAAATGACAGATGCCGATGTTGCAGGAGTCGCCTTCGGTGCCAATCCCGTCAACGGCAATAAAAATGAAAAGCTTATCAATGCCGTATTCGGGCTTGGTGAAGGCCTGGTTTCCGGAAAACTCAACGCTGATCATTTTGTTATAAACGGCACTACAATTTTTAGTGAATTAGCTGTTAAAATACATAAAATGAGTTTTGACAGTGAAAACGAAAATGGCATCATACAGACAAAAGTTTCTTCTGAAAAATCTCATCAGGCTACATTAGACGAGCAGCAAATTCTTACACTGGGAGAAGTGCTGGACAAGCTTGAAAATGAATTTAACCAGCCGCAGGATATTGAGTTTGCATTTAAAAACCAAACCTTGTATTTGCTGCAAACCCGGCCGATCACTACACTGAAACCGCAAAATGACGAAACCGGCGAGTATATTCTCTGGGATAACAGCAACATTATTGAGTCGTATCCGGGCGTAACAACACCTTTGACCTTTTCCTTTATCAGCAAATCCTACGAAACGGCGTATAAGCTTTTCAGTATTTATCTTGGTGTAAGCGAAAATGTTATTGAAGATAATGAGACCGTTTTTTCCAATACTTTGGGTTTTATAAACGGAAGAGTCTATTATAATCTCAAAACCTGGTACCACATGCTCGCAATGCTTCCCGGATACAGCATCAACGCCCGTTTTATGGAAAAAATGATGGGTGTCAAAGAACGGTTTGATATTCCGGAAACTTATCGTTTGTCAAAAGGAAAAGCTTGGTGGAGTATTGCAAAAATGGCAGTACGTATGTTTTTTCGTTTTCTTTCATTGCCTCGTAAAAAGAAGGAATTTATGTTATTACTGGATAAGACAATCCTGCAATACAAAACGATCAATTATTCCGGTAAAAATGCGGGTGAGCTGATGCTCCTGTATCGCAATTTTGAAAAAACGTTGTTGCTGGAATGGAAGGCTCCGTTATTGAATGATTTTTTCGCCATGATATGGTTCGGGATATTACAAAAACAGTGTGAAAAATATATCGATCAAAATCCTAATATTCACAATGACCTGCTATGCGGCAGCAGCGATATTATTTCGGTAGAACCAGTTCACCGGAGTATCCGGCTGGCCACTCATATTACAGCCTCGTCCATTTTGAAAGATCTTTTTACTTCCAAAAATGAAGAATCTATTCTGAAAGACCTCACCTCAAATACTTCTGCTGAGTTTGTTGTCGTAAAAAAGGAAATTGATCAATATATCCTGGATTTCGGTGAACGTTGTGTAGGTGAATTAAAACTGGAAACGGTATCTTACACCCAGGATCCGGCCAAATTTATACGGGTTCTCAAATCCTATGTTGAGACCGGTATTACATCGGATCAGTTTTCAGGCAAAAGAGAAAACGTTATCCGGAAAAATGCAGAAAATGAAATTGAGGACAAGCTTAACCGGGATTTTTACAAAAAATTCAAACTGAAACGTACGCTTAAAATCACCAGGGAATTGGTAAGTGCACGTGAAAATCTGCGCTATGAAAGAACCAGAGCGTTTGGAATTGTGCGCCAGTTATTTTTTCATATTGGACAAAGGTTTTATTCCGGTAAGATAATTGACAATGAACGTGACATATTCTATCTCACGAAAGAAGAAATTTTTAGCTACATAGAAGGAAAAGCAGTTACACAAAATATCAAATCCCTGATTGCTTTGCGAAAAAATGAATTTAAAAATTATCAGAAACAAGCTCCGCCATCAGAGCGTTTTGCAACTTATGGCACTCCTTACCACGCCAATGATTTTTTCAATACCAACAGAGTTGAAGCACATCAGGGTGACCTGAAGGGAATAGGATGTTCACCAGGGAAAGTTTCGGGGCGGGTCAGAGTAGTTTTGGACCCCAATGAAGTTTCTTCCCTAAACGGCGACATACTGGTTACTTCCAGCACGGACCCGGGCTGGGTCACTCTTTTTCCGGGAGCATTGGGCATTATTGTTGAACGCGGAAGCCTGCTCAGTCATTCAGCCATTGTTTCAAGGGAAATGGGAAAACCCTGCATTGTGAGTGTTACCGGATTGCTCAAAACATTAAAAACAGGCGATGAAATCGAAATGGACGGAAGTACGGGCACAATCAGGATTATTACAAAATGA
- a CDS encoding DUF3419 family protein has product MNDQDLTERVNFEIIRYANCWEDATILLEGLSPANGSKILSVGSAGDNSFSLLTTDPEMVVAVDINRIQLYLIELKRICILNLEYEETLAFLGFTLSDSREKCFHSLKNQLSSEARSYWESNLILIKNGIIHQGKFEKYFQLFSGRILPWIHSKRTIEELFRVKSQKQQEQFYTDKWNTWRWKLLFRIFFSNYVMGKYGRDPEFLKQVQGSVSKFIFDKAANHLKSGAVYENFILRYTLTGSFDILLPHYLQRENYGKIRSNMNQLYLKQGFVQDAIKQYGKFNGMNLSDIFEYMDQKQFRETAKALIDGTEKNGTLAYWNLMVPRQISQILPENTDYQKADSERLTAIDKGFFYKEFILERIIK; this is encoded by the coding sequence ATGAATGATCAGGATTTAACAGAACGCGTCAATTTTGAAATCATACGCTACGCAAATTGCTGGGAAGATGCCACAATTTTGCTGGAAGGATTGTCGCCTGCCAATGGAAGTAAAATTTTGTCGGTAGGTTCTGCGGGTGACAACAGTTTTTCTTTGCTGACAACTGATCCGGAAATGGTTGTAGCAGTGGATATTAATAGAATTCAACTGTATTTAATTGAATTAAAAAGAATTTGTATCCTGAACCTGGAATATGAAGAAACTCTTGCGTTTCTGGGATTTACGCTTTCTGACAGCCGGGAGAAATGTTTTCATTCTCTTAAAAACCAACTAAGCTCCGAAGCCAGATCTTACTGGGAATCGAATCTTATTCTCATTAAAAACGGGATCATCCATCAGGGAAAATTCGAGAAATATTTTCAATTGTTCAGCGGCAGGATTTTGCCCTGGATCCACTCAAAACGAACAATTGAAGAACTTTTCAGGGTAAAATCACAAAAGCAGCAGGAGCAGTTTTATACAGACAAATGGAATACCTGGCGTTGGAAATTACTCTTCAGAATATTTTTCAGCAATTATGTGATGGGAAAATATGGCCGCGACCCGGAATTTCTGAAACAGGTGCAAGGTTCGGTTTCAAAGTTTATTTTTGATAAAGCTGCAAACCATTTGAAATCCGGCGCTGTGTACGAAAATTTCATCCTCCGATACACACTTACCGGTTCTTTTGATATACTTCTACCCCATTATCTGCAAAGGGAAAATTATGGAAAAATCCGGTCAAATATGAATCAGCTGTATTTAAAACAGGGTTTTGTGCAGGATGCGATCAAGCAATATGGCAAATTCAATGGCATGAACCTTTCTGATATTTTTGAGTATATGGATCAGAAACAATTCAGGGAAACTGCAAAAGCGCTCATTGACGGAACTGAAAAAAATGGCACGCTTGCGTATTGGAATCTGATGGTACCACGCCAGATCTCACAAATCCTCCCTGAAAATACAGATTATCAAAAAGCTGATTCAGAGCGGCTAACAGCCATAGATAAAGGATTCTTCTACAAGGAATTTATTCTGGAAAGAATCATTAAATAA
- a CDS encoding SRPBCC family protein, translating to MGSRSTELTKWLFFILILILVFLTAIAGFSPYKSYPGFTHKLIQHSVEIETPVDTVFKFLGKSENASRWSVFVDHIIPLNSGKVSDGSVGSQRRCFCNKDETGKQWDELITVVIPGKKRQLTIYNLKEFPISAENLATEQIYKKLDDKKCRVTFTVFFNKSPGIIDEFKMYIAAYEINRIFSQNMQNIKRIVETSQSSTIYND from the coding sequence ATGGGAAGCAGATCCACTGAATTAACCAAATGGCTTTTCTTTATTTTGATATTGATTTTAGTGTTTTTAACAGCGATTGCCGGATTTAGCCCATATAAAAGTTACCCTGGTTTTACCCACAAACTGATTCAGCATTCAGTTGAAATAGAAACACCCGTTGATACTGTTTTTAAGTTTTTGGGCAAATCAGAAAATGCGTCGCGTTGGTCAGTTTTTGTTGATCACATCATTCCTTTAAATTCAGGAAAGGTTTCTGACGGATCTGTTGGTTCACAAAGAAGATGTTTTTGCAATAAGGATGAAACCGGTAAACAGTGGGATGAGCTTATTACTGTCGTAATACCGGGCAAAAAAAGGCAGTTGACAATTTACAACCTGAAAGAATTTCCGATATCAGCTGAGAACCTTGCAACTGAACAGATTTATAAAAAACTGGACGATAAAAAGTGCCGTGTTACTTTTACCGTTTTTTTTAATAAAAGCCCGGGAATAATCGATGAATTCAAAATGTATATTGCTGCTTATGAGATAAACAGAATATTTTCACAAAATATGCAAAATATCAAAAGGATTGTAGAAACCAGCCAGTCATCAACGATATACAATGATTAA
- a CDS encoding AMP-binding protein, with product MINPFNIVDLLYQTSRETPQKTALIYRDKKITFETFSGSVTETAFYFLKKGIQKGGRVMVVVPMSDHLYRIVLALFRIGAVAVFLDEWVSIKRMNDCCKLAGCKAFIGTSKGLVLSWIVSGLRKIPLHLGLHYDKKNEVILFPETTENDAALITFTTGSTGIPKAAIRTHKLLFGQFQALIPLIKPKRDEVSMPVLPIVLLLNLGAGVTSVIADYKSSKPSSLEPGKIIGQIKEYGVNTIIASPFFVKRIAQHLIDKQLKLDGINKIFTGGAPVFPAEANVYKSAFAETDIQIVYGSTEAEPISSVGVKNLIAKAENVLFQGLYVGKPEACTTVKIIGITNENILAASIKDVENLEVLTGETGEIIVTGKHVLTDYLNNPDALNRNKIFVGNQCWHRTGDSGYLDADGNLFLTGRCSSLIEPEGKCISTFVYENHFQTINGVEAGTVMIWKNKLIAVIELSDSRQKENVKNAVYLISNGLENIIFINKIPRDPRHNSKVDYEKLKVIMQKHW from the coding sequence ATGATTAATCCGTTCAACATTGTTGATCTTTTATACCAAACTTCCCGTGAAACGCCACAAAAAACGGCGCTAATCTACCGGGATAAAAAAATAACTTTTGAAACCTTTTCAGGCTCAGTTACAGAAACAGCCTTCTATTTTCTTAAGAAAGGAATTCAAAAAGGTGGCCGGGTGATGGTGGTTGTTCCTATGAGCGATCATTTATACCGGATTGTTCTTGCCCTTTTCAGGATTGGTGCCGTTGCCGTTTTTCTGGATGAATGGGTGAGTATAAAAAGGATGAATGACTGTTGTAAACTTGCAGGATGCAAGGCATTTATCGGTACATCGAAAGGCTTGGTATTATCGTGGATTGTGTCCGGATTAAGAAAAATCCCATTACATCTTGGCTTGCATTATGACAAAAAAAATGAAGTAATCCTGTTTCCCGAAACAACCGAAAATGATGCTGCACTTATCACTTTTACAACCGGAAGCACAGGAATCCCAAAAGCAGCAATAAGAACGCACAAATTACTTTTCGGGCAATTTCAGGCTCTGATTCCTTTAATAAAACCAAAAAGAGATGAAGTTTCCATGCCGGTTCTGCCAATTGTTCTGCTCCTGAATTTGGGGGCAGGCGTCACTTCGGTCATTGCAGATTACAAGAGCAGCAAACCATCTTCACTGGAACCCGGAAAAATTATTGGTCAGATAAAAGAATATGGTGTAAATACAATTATTGCTTCACCTTTTTTCGTAAAACGAATAGCTCAGCATTTGATAGACAAACAATTAAAACTTGACGGAATCAATAAAATATTTACTGGCGGCGCCCCGGTTTTTCCCGCTGAAGCAAATGTTTACAAAAGTGCTTTTGCTGAAACTGACATTCAGATAGTATACGGATCTACGGAAGCAGAGCCAATCAGCTCGGTTGGAGTGAAAAATCTCATTGCAAAAGCTGAAAATGTACTTTTCCAGGGTTTGTATGTTGGTAAACCTGAGGCTTGTACAACGGTAAAGATAATCGGGATTACTAACGAGAATATTTTAGCTGCAAGCATCAAAGATGTTGAGAATCTTGAAGTGCTTACAGGTGAAACCGGCGAAATAATTGTAACCGGAAAACATGTACTGACCGATTATCTCAACAATCCGGATGCTTTAAACCGAAATAAAATCTTTGTCGGAAACCAATGCTGGCACCGCACCGGGGACAGCGGATATCTGGATGCCGATGGAAATTTATTCCTGACGGGAAGGTGCAGTTCACTTATCGAACCTGAAGGTAAATGCATTTCTACATTTGTTTATGAAAATCATTTTCAAACCATAAACGGAGTTGAAGCTGGTACTGTAATGATCTGGAAAAATAAGCTGATCGCCGTAATTGAACTTTCAGATTCGCGTCAGAAAGAAAACGTAAAAAACGCTGTGTATCTAATATCCAATGGGTTGGAAAACATTATTTTTATCAACAAAATACCTCGGGATCCAAGGCACAACTCCAAAGTAGATTATGAAAAACTGAAAGTAATCATGCAAAAGCATTGGTGA